The DNA window CGACGGCGCCCGCGGCATTCCGTTCCCGTGAGCCCGCATTCGCTCACCTCCAGCGCCTTTCTGACATCGGCAGACCCTTGCGGGCATTCACCGGGCCTTCACAACCGAATGCTTTACTGAGGCGAGCATCTTTCCGCGCGAGGAGGGGACGCATGACCATCAGGGGGACGCAGCCACGGTCCGGGGGGCCGGCTATCGGTCTCGGAGTCGTGGGCATCGCCGCGTTGCTCGTGCTCATCATCGCGATCTTCGGATCTTTCACGCAGGTCGGCGTCGGCGAGGTCGGCATCGTGAAGCACTTCGGCGCGATCGACACCGATCACCCCGACGTGTTCGATCCGGGTATCCACACCAAGGTCCCGTTCCGTGACGACGTCGTGATCTTCGACACCCGCATCCAGAAGGAGCAGGTCGAGTCGAGCGCGGCGTCGAAGGACGGCGTAACGATCCACTCGACGATCACGATCAACTTCCACATCGACGCGGCGAAGGCGCCGCTGATCCTCCAGAACATCGGTGCGAACTACAAGGAGCGCATCATCGACCAGCAGATCCAGCAGGCGTTCAAGGACGTCACGGCGCAGTACGCCGGCCTCGAGCTGATCCAGAAGCGCGAGGAGGTCGCACTTAAGGCAAAGGGCGTTCTGAAGGACAAGCTCACGCCCTACTACATCGTCGTCGACGAATTCACGATCCCGAACTACGAGTTCCCCAAGGAGTTCAACGACGCGATCCTGGCGACGCAGGTGGCCAACCAGCAGAACCTCCAGGCCAAGCAGCTCCAGGAAAAGGCCCGCACCGAGGCCGAGACCGCGTTGATCGTTGCCCAGGGTCTGGCGAACGCCCAGAAGGCGCAGGCGACGACCCTGACCCCCGAGTACCTCCAGCTCCAGGCGATCAACAAGTGGAACGGCCAGCTGCCGCAGTACCTGACCCCGAACACGCCGCTGCCCTTCATCGGCACGACGCCGCAGACCCCGGCGAGGTAGGGGATGGCCGCGCTCGAGATCGTCATGGTCGCGGCGGCGGTGCTGCTGCTGATCACCCTGTTCCTGTACCTCTGGCAGCGCCTGGGGCTGGTCGGGACGGACCATGCGCACCGCTCGCCTCCGCACAAGCACCTGGAGATCCCGCCGCACGACCACGACAGCTGAATCCCGGCGCGCGCTCGCTTGCTTGTCGGTGTCGGCGCCGTTTCTTGCCCCACTAGTACGGGGGTGACGTTCTATGAAATGGCGCGTTGAGGGGATAGTGTCCCGTCTTACGTTCAAACGATCGAGCGGTCCTGCGCGCCCGTCGACGACGCCGGTGTGGCGTCCCGCCGAAGCGCCGGAACCCGCCCGCACGCCTGAATCGGGCCGCAAAGAGGAAGCTTCGGAAGGGAACAAGACCATGCAGCAGCGAGACACGCGCGACTATTCGGCTCCCCGGGATCGCACGACGCCCAGCGCGGGCGACCTGAACGCACTTCTCGGCAAGGGCTCCGAGTTCGAGGGCAAGCTCGCCTTCGAAGGCAAGGTCCGGATCGACGGCACGTTCACTGGCGAGATCTCGACCAACGACCTGCTCATGGTCGGCGACGGCGCCAAGGTCACGGCCGAGATCAGCTGCGGCACGGTCATCGTCGAGGGCGAGGTCATCGGCAACATCAAGGCGACCTCCGCCGTCGAGCTCCGCCGCCCGGCGAAGGTCCACGGCGACATCACGACGCCGTCCCTGGTCATCGAAAAGGGCGTCGTCTTCGAGGGTCGCTCCAAGATGGACGAGCTTCAGTCATCGAACGTCGTTCCGATCTACGCGACCGCCGAACCCGGCGAGTAGTAAAGAGATCGACGCCGTTCAAGGCGTCCTGATGTTCGACGGCGTCACGATCCGTGACGCCGACTTCAGGCGCGCCACTTTCGACGCTTTCGCGCCGGAAGGCTGCGCCTTCGAGCAGTGCGACTTCCGGGGTCAGACGCTCGACCGCCGATTCCAACCGCTGTTCTCTTCCCGGCGGCGGAGCGTCTTCCGCGAGTGCCGCTTCGATGAGGCGGACATGCGCGCGGTCCGCCCGGGCCAGGCGCGCTTCGAGCGCTGCCGGTTCGACAACGCCAAGATCGACGGCTGGGAGTCATTCACTGCCGAGTTCATCGACTGCACGTTCTCCGGGCGTA is part of the Candidatus Limnocylindria bacterium genome and encodes:
- a CDS encoding prohibitin family protein, whose amino-acid sequence is MTIRGTQPRSGGPAIGLGVVGIAALLVLIIAIFGSFTQVGVGEVGIVKHFGAIDTDHPDVFDPGIHTKVPFRDDVVIFDTRIQKEQVESSAASKDGVTIHSTITINFHIDAAKAPLILQNIGANYKERIIDQQIQQAFKDVTAQYAGLELIQKREEVALKAKGVLKDKLTPYYIVVDEFTIPNYEFPKEFNDAILATQVANQQNLQAKQLQEKARTEAETALIVAQGLANAQKAQATTLTPEYLQLQAINKWNGQLPQYLTPNTPLPFIGTTPQTPAR
- a CDS encoding polymer-forming cytoskeletal protein — encoded protein: MQQRDTRDYSAPRDRTTPSAGDLNALLGKGSEFEGKLAFEGKVRIDGTFTGEISTNDLLMVGDGAKVTAEISCGTVIVEGEVIGNIKATSAVELRRPAKVHGDITTPSLVIEKGVVFEGRSKMDELQSSNVVPIYATAEPGE